GGTGGCTTGCGCATTCTGGAGCGCATCGAGCGGGCGGGCTACGATGTGTTCCGCCATCGGCCAGCGCTCGATGGCTTCGACTGGTCTGTTGTCACGGCGCGCGCGCTCGCGATGTGGCTGTCCCGGCGCGTCAGCGTGCGCGCCACTTCGATTGAGGGCAACGCGTAATGCAGGTGGTTCTGTTCGTTCTGTCGTGTCTTTCGCTGTTGATCTGGTGTGTGCTGCTGTTTTTCCGCGGCGGCTTCTGGCGCGCGCGTCCCGCCGCGCCGATCGCGACCGCGCCGCGCGACGCATGGCCGGCGGTAGCCGCCGTGGTACCGGCGCGCAATGAAGCCGATGTGATCGCGCAGGCGGTCGGTACGCTGCTCGCCCAGGAATACCCCGGTCCTTTCCATGTGATCGTAGTCGACGACCACAGCACTGACGGCACCGCTGACGCCGCTCGCGCGGCCGCGCTGCAGTTGCAGTGCTCCGACCGCCTCACGGTGCTGACGGCCAAGCCTTTGCCGCCGGGTTGGTCCGGCAAGGTATGGGCGCAGTCGCAGGGTATCGAGGCGGTGCGCACGCTGGGCCTGCCTGCCGACTTCCTCCTGCTGACCGACGCCGATATCGGCCACCCCACCGACGCCGTCACGCAACTCGTTGCGCGAGCCGATGCGGAGAAGCGCGACCTGGTCTCGCTGATGGTGCGGCTGCGTTGCGATTCGCTGTGGGAGAAGGCGCTAATCCCGGCCTTCGTGTTTTTCTTCGCCAAGCTGTATCCGTTCTCGTGGGTCAACAACCCGCGCAACAAGACCGCGGCGGCGGCCGGCGGCTGCATGCTGGTGCGGCGTACGGCGCTGGAAGAAGCGGGCGGTATCGAGTCGATCCGCGCCGAACTGATCGACGATTGCAGCCTTGCCGCGCGTATCAAGCATCGCGGTGAGGGGCGTCATCCGATCCGGCTGGATGTGGCGGCGCGCAGCGTCTCGCTGCGTCCCTACGACAACTCGGGCGAGATCTGGAACATGATTGCGCGCACGGCGTTCACGCAGTTGCGCTACTCGGGATGGTTGCTGGCAGGCACGCTGGCGGGCATGACGATCATCTACCTGATCCCGCCCATAGCAGCACTCGTGCTCGGGCCGTTGGACTGGCCTGCCTGGCTCGCCTGGGCGGCGATGTGCTGCGCGTATGCGCCGATGCTGCGCTACTACGGCCGCTCGCCGCTGTGGGCTCCGTTCTTGCCGCTGGTGGCGCTGTTCTATGTCGGCGCGACGTTTGCGTCGGCCGTGCGCTATTGGCGCGGAAAGGGCGGTCAGTGGAAGGCGCGTGTGCAGGCGCCGGTGCAACAGGACCGGTGAGCGCAGCAGCGGACTGGATGCTGCGCGGCGGTACCTGTTGGCTCACCGCCACGCCGCATCAAGGCAGGCGTCTCACGCCGCTGTCGCCTTACCGTTGCGTAAGCAGCGCGTACATCTGAATGACGTTAGCCGGCGAGAACGTGAACGGCACCCAGCCGTGGCCGGTATGCCGCACGATCAGCAGGCGGTCACCGTTCGACTGTTTCTGTACCGCCATGACCGGGTTGCGGGTCGATGCGAAGCGCCAGCCGGCTGGCACGCCCATCGGCGGCTCGGGCGTCATCGAAGCGCGTGCATTCGCCAGCTCCTCGATCAGCTGACCCACCTGCTCGGGATGCAGCGAGACGGTCTTGCCGGCGATCGTCATCGTGATGACGTTCTGAGCGGGACGGCCAATTGAAAGAGTGGGCTTCTCTTCAGCAGCTGCCTCTTGAGCTGACGCGTCTTCGCTTGCCGAAGCCGCTGTTGGTGCGACTTGCTCAGCCTGAGGCGCGGGCGCCTGGGACGCTGCGTTTGCTGCGGGTGTCTCGGGGATGTTCTGGGCCTGCGGGGCCACGACAGCCTGAATGAGCTGAGCGACGCCCACTTCAAGCGCGCCGAGCTGTTCGTGAAGGTTCATGCGAGGATTCTCTGGTAAGACTCGCGATTTTACCTGTTGCGCGCGGGCTTTAACCCGCCGCGGGTCGCGCGACGTTGTAACAAAGTGCGTGCGGGTCCGGCCTCACGCCTTCAGATACCCCGCCTGCCTGAACCACTCGAGCGCATCGGCCAGACCCTCGCGGTAAGGTCGTGCGCGATAACCGAGTTCGCGTTCCGCCTTCGCGGACGTGAAGTACATCTTGTTCTTCGACATCTTCAGACCGTCGACGGTCACAAACGGTTCTCGCTTCGTGATTTTCGCCACCGCTTCGGCGCCCATCGCCAGCGGATAGAGCGGCCATCGCGGCAGGCTGATGGTCGGGGCTTTGCGTCCAGTGAGCGCGGCGATATCGGCGAGCATCGCCTGCAGTGGCAGGTTCTCGCCGCCGAGGATATAGCGCTCGCCAATCTTGCCGCGTTCGAGCGCGAGAAAGTGGCCGGCCGCGACGTCGTCGACGTGCACGAGGTTCAAGCCGGTGTCCACGAAAGCCGGAATCTTGCCGAGCGCCGCCTCGACGATGATGCGCCCGGTCGGCGTGGGTTTCACGTCGCGCGGGCCGATGGGCGTCGAAGGATTGACGATCACTGCGGGCAGGCCGTCTTCGGCAATCATCCGCTCGACCGCGCGCTCTGCCAGCACCTTGCTGCGCTTGTACACACCGATCGCCTGCTCGGCCTTGAGCGGCGAAGTCTCGTCGGCCGACTGGCCGGAGCTCGTGACCTTCAGCGTCGCCACGCTGCTGGTGTAGACGACGCGCTCGACGCCTTCCTTCAGCGCCGCACGCATGGTCGCCTCGGTGCCTTCCAGATTCGAGCGTTCGATCTCGCCCGGGTCCGGCGCCCACAAACGGTAGTCAGCCGCGACATGTAGCAGATAGCGCACGCCGCGCAGCGCGGCGCGCATCGACGCTTCGTCGCGCATGTCGCCCACGACGATTTCGGCATCGAGCGCTTCGACATTGCGGCGCGGACTGGTGGCGCGCACCAGCACGCGCACCCTGAAACCTTTCTGTTGCGCAATGCGCGCCACCGCCGAGCCGACAAAGCCGGAAGCGCCGGTGACGAGTACGAGATCGCGATTCTGATCCATCATTCTTTTGCAATTCCCTGCGTGGCGGTCGTCGGATTGTACGTGGCGCGTGCAGAGCGTGTCGCATTGCGCTGACTTCTTACGGGTGATGCCGTGCAAGCAATCTCGCCACGAGACGACTAGAATGCCCGCTTGAAAGTTTGCTTTGAGAGGACGGCATGACAGGCCCGGATCTGGATTCGCGGATCGAAACGTATTACGTGCAGGTGCGCGGCGTCGTGCAGGGCGTGGGTTTTCGCCACGCGACGGTACGCCAGGCGCACGCGCTCGGTATCAAAGGATGGGTGGCGAATCTCGACGATGGCTCGGTCGAAGCCATCTTGCAGGGAACGGCCAATCAGGTCGACCGGATGCTCTCGTGGTTGCGCCATGGGCCGCCGGCCGCCCGCGTGAGCGAAGTGGCCGGCGAAGAGCGGTCAACGGAAAAGCGCTACGAGCGCTTCGAACAGCACTAGGCTGAGCGGTCGCGGTTAAGGGTGGTTACCAGGCCACCCGTTTCTTACCGTGCGACCAGCAGGCTCTCGGCAAATCCCCACTCCCGCTCGACCCACTGATGACTGCACGCGAAACCGGCATCGTCGGCGATCGCGTGGACTTCCTCAGCGCGGTACTTGTGGCTGCTTTCGGTCCAGATGGTCTCGCCTTCTTCCAGCGTCACCGTCAGTTGCGCGGCCCGCACATGCGCAGTGACGGCGCGCCGTGCGCGCAGATGCATTTCGATGCTGCGCGCGTCGGGATTGAAACGCGCCACGTGCTCGAACGCATCGAGCGGGAAGTCGCCGCC
The sequence above is drawn from the Paraburkholderia phenazinium genome and encodes:
- a CDS encoding glycosyltransferase, with the protein product MQVVLFVLSCLSLLIWCVLLFFRGGFWRARPAAPIATAPRDAWPAVAAVVPARNEADVIAQAVGTLLAQEYPGPFHVIVVDDHSTDGTADAARAAALQLQCSDRLTVLTAKPLPPGWSGKVWAQSQGIEAVRTLGLPADFLLLTDADIGHPTDAVTQLVARADAEKRDLVSLMVRLRCDSLWEKALIPAFVFFFAKLYPFSWVNNPRNKTAAAAGGCMLVRRTALEEAGGIESIRAELIDDCSLAARIKHRGEGRHPIRLDVAARSVSLRPYDNSGEIWNMIARTAFTQLRYSGWLLAGTLAGMTIIYLIPPIAALVLGPLDWPAWLAWAAMCCAYAPMLRYYGRSPLWAPFLPLVALFYVGATFASAVRYWRGKGGQWKARVQAPVQQDR
- a CDS encoding acylphosphatase; translated protein: MTGPDLDSRIETYYVQVRGVVQGVGFRHATVRQAHALGIKGWVANLDDGSVEAILQGTANQVDRMLSWLRHGPPAARVSEVAGEERSTEKRYERFEQH
- the hpnA gene encoding hopanoid-associated sugar epimerase, which codes for MMDQNRDLVLVTGASGFVGSAVARIAQQKGFRVRVLVRATSPRRNVEALDAEIVVGDMRDEASMRAALRGVRYLLHVAADYRLWAPDPGEIERSNLEGTEATMRAALKEGVERVVYTSSVATLKVTSSGQSADETSPLKAEQAIGVYKRSKVLAERAVERMIAEDGLPAVIVNPSTPIGPRDVKPTPTGRIIVEAALGKIPAFVDTGLNLVHVDDVAAGHFLALERGKIGERYILGGENLPLQAMLADIAALTGRKAPTISLPRWPLYPLAMGAEAVAKITKREPFVTVDGLKMSKNKMYFTSAKAERELGYRARPYREGLADALEWFRQAGYLKA